One Nostoc punctiforme PCC 73102 DNA window includes the following coding sequences:
- the trpD gene encoding anthranilate phosphoribosyltransferase — translation MIAVTQTPPDNIAIPSEFYNWSALLQQLLNRQSLTVPQAADLMQGWLTDAIPHVLSGAILAAIQAKGVSAQELVGMASVLQSQSPIPSTQYPAPLIDTCGTGGDGASTFNISTAVAFVAAAAGVKVAKHGNRSASSKTGSADVLEALGINLNATPEKVQAAVGEVGITFLFAPGWHPALKAIASLRKTLKVRTVFNLLGPLVNPMRPTGQIIGVNDPLLLEEIVQALSQLGCQQAIAVHGRERLDEAGLADVTDLAVLQDKKVRSLTLNPQELGLNFAPTAALCGGDVQENADILKAVLQGKGTQAQQDVVALNTALAFQVGEAIHGETDVLASCVKGIAFAKEILQSGAAWTKLEQLAEFLR, via the coding sequence ATGATAGCTGTAACTCAAACTCCACCTGATAACATCGCCATCCCTTCTGAATTCTATAACTGGTCAGCTTTATTGCAACAGTTGCTGAATCGGCAATCGTTAACAGTTCCCCAAGCTGCGGATTTGATGCAAGGTTGGCTCACAGATGCCATTCCTCATGTACTATCAGGAGCGATTTTAGCCGCAATTCAAGCCAAAGGCGTATCAGCCCAAGAATTAGTAGGCATGGCCAGTGTCTTACAATCCCAATCCCCAATCCCCAGTACCCAGTACCCAGCCCCACTAATTGACACTTGTGGAACTGGTGGAGATGGCGCTTCCACCTTTAATATCTCGACTGCTGTTGCCTTTGTTGCTGCCGCCGCCGGGGTAAAAGTTGCTAAACATGGCAATCGTTCGGCATCTAGCAAGACCGGTTCGGCTGATGTGCTGGAAGCTTTGGGGATAAATCTCAACGCCACTCCTGAAAAAGTACAAGCCGCAGTGGGTGAAGTTGGAATTACCTTTTTGTTTGCTCCAGGTTGGCATCCTGCACTCAAAGCGATCGCTAGTTTGCGAAAAACTTTGAAAGTGCGGACTGTTTTTAACTTACTCGGTCCGCTAGTAAATCCCATGCGACCAACGGGGCAAATTATTGGTGTGAACGATCCGCTTCTACTAGAGGAAATTGTGCAAGCTTTATCCCAATTGGGATGTCAGCAAGCGATCGCAGTTCATGGACGCGAACGTTTAGATGAAGCTGGTTTGGCAGATGTCACTGACTTAGCTGTACTCCAAGATAAAAAGGTGCGTTCTCTAACGCTGAACCCTCAAGAACTTGGTTTAAATTTTGCCCCAACTGCGGCGTTATGCGGTGGAGATGTCCAAGAAAATGCCGACATCTTGAAGGCAGTTCTTCAAGGTAAAGGCACGCAAGCACAGCAAGATGTTGTTGCTTTAAATACAGCCCTAGCATTCCAAGTTGGTGAAGCCATTCATGGGGAAACGGATGTTTTAGCCAGTTGTGTCAAAGGTATTGCCTTTGCAAAGGAAATTCTGCAAAGCGGCGCAGCTTGGACAAAACTAGAACAACTTGCTGAATTTTTGCGCTAG
- the trpB gene encoding tryptophan synthase subunit beta, which produces MVSIQDIKTATIQPDSLGRFGRFGGKYVPETLMPALSELEAAFQKYRNEPSFQAELQNLLRDYVGRPSPLYFAERLTANYARPDGTGPQIYLKREDLNHTGAHKINNALAQVLLAKRMGKQRVIAETGAGQHGVATATVCARFGLRCVIYMGIHDMERQALNVFRMKLMGAEVHPVEAGTGTLKDATSEAIRDWVTNVETTHYILGSVAGPHPYPMIVRDFHAIIGIETRAQSQEKWEGLPDILLACVGGGSNAIGLFYEFLNEPSIRLIGVEAAGEGVNTEKHAATLTKGKIGVLHGAMSYLLQDDDGQIIEAHSISAGLDYPGVGPEHSYLKDLGRAEYYSVTDKQALEAFQRLSQLEGIIPALETAHAIAYLETLCPELEGSPRIVINCSGRGDKDVQTVAKVLIP; this is translated from the coding sequence GTGGTAAGCATACAAGACATCAAGACTGCAACTATCCAACCAGATTCTTTAGGCAGATTTGGAAGATTTGGTGGTAAATACGTCCCCGAAACTTTAATGCCTGCATTAAGTGAGTTAGAAGCAGCATTTCAAAAATATCGCAACGAGCCGAGTTTCCAAGCAGAACTGCAAAACCTACTGCGCGATTACGTCGGACGACCCAGCCCATTATATTTTGCTGAACGCTTGACAGCAAACTACGCTAGACCAGATGGCACTGGGCCGCAAATCTATTTAAAGCGTGAGGATTTAAATCATACAGGCGCTCACAAAATTAATAATGCTTTAGCTCAGGTGTTACTCGCTAAACGTATGGGTAAGCAAAGGGTTATTGCCGAGACAGGTGCAGGACAACATGGCGTAGCAACTGCAACTGTCTGTGCGCGGTTTGGTTTGAGATGTGTGATTTACATGGGCATCCACGATATGGAACGCCAAGCCCTGAATGTCTTCCGCATGAAATTAATGGGGGCAGAAGTTCATCCAGTGGAGGCAGGTACGGGAACTCTCAAAGATGCAACTTCCGAAGCAATTCGAGATTGGGTGACAAATGTGGAAACAACCCATTACATCTTGGGTTCTGTCGCCGGGCCTCATCCTTACCCAATGATTGTCCGTGACTTCCACGCGATAATTGGTATTGAAACTCGCGCTCAATCCCAGGAGAAATGGGAAGGATTACCAGATATTCTACTGGCTTGCGTGGGTGGAGGTTCCAATGCGATCGGCTTGTTCTATGAATTTCTCAATGAACCTTCAATACGTCTAATTGGAGTCGAAGCGGCGGGTGAAGGTGTAAATACAGAAAAACACGCAGCTACCTTGACAAAAGGAAAAATAGGTGTATTGCATGGTGCAATGAGCTATTTACTGCAAGATGATGACGGTCAAATTATCGAAGCTCATTCAATTAGTGCCGGATTAGATTATCCCGGTGTTGGCCCAGAACATAGTTATTTAAAGGATCTTGGTCGCGCCGAGTATTACAGTGTGACTGATAAACAAGCGTTAGAAGCATTTCAACGACTTTCGCAACTAGAAGGAATTATCCCAGCTTTGGAAACTGCTCATGCGATCGCATATCTCGAAACCCTTTGCCCTGAGTTAGAAGGCAGTCCCCGCATTGTCATCAATTGTTCCGGCAGAGGTGACAAAGATGTGCAAACCGTCGCCAAAGTCCTGATTCCTTAA
- a CDS encoding tyrosinase family protein, translating into MKLLLKSVKILIYSLLIVSACAVTVFAHDRIGYGQDKHYRYENLRGQYAQLAVRKNVTDLTPAEKAAFVKAIKTLKTTIPAGSKVSIYDQFVAIHLGATRLIHNHKGHSDGSVQELAHENAAFFPWHREYIRRFEQALQAVNRTVTLPYWDWTDPKAFDVIFNDDFLGSNGQGVTIKIPNQGDFTGGAVQTGAFAAANGWIMNPELNLDPDTGTSLGTSLVRFLKIPPATDYPVPKKDIERALSLNNYSLFRPALEGFISVDEQGKVTPGGFIHNYIHGLVGGAQIDASTTPVTFKGLGTMSNIPSSPYDPVFWLHHANVDRLWAEWQENGHKGSDFYPADGQPYGHNLKDLMWPWDGGMSTPKATALGNLLSLLPKFNPSDLVRPIDVLNHKELGYTYETWERKTQR; encoded by the coding sequence ATGAAACTCCTGCTAAAATCTGTCAAAATATTAATCTATAGCTTACTTATAGTTAGCGCCTGTGCTGTTACAGTCTTCGCCCACGATCGCATTGGCTACGGACAAGACAAACACTATAGGTATGAAAATCTTCGGGGACAATACGCTCAATTAGCTGTAAGAAAGAACGTAACTGACCTGACACCAGCAGAGAAAGCAGCCTTCGTCAAAGCTATCAAAACCTTAAAAACTACAATTCCCGCAGGTAGCAAGGTCAGTATTTACGACCAATTCGTTGCCATACATCTAGGGGCAACACGCTTGATTCATAATCATAAAGGACATTCCGATGGTTCAGTTCAAGAACTTGCTCATGAAAATGCGGCATTTTTCCCTTGGCATCGAGAATATATCCGCAGATTTGAACAAGCTTTGCAAGCAGTAAACCGAACTGTAACTCTGCCATACTGGGATTGGACAGACCCCAAAGCATTTGATGTAATTTTTAACGATGACTTTCTTGGTTCTAACGGTCAAGGAGTAACCATCAAAATTCCAAATCAGGGGGATTTTACCGGTGGGGCTGTACAAACTGGGGCTTTTGCTGCTGCAAATGGCTGGATTATGAATCCAGAATTAAACCTTGACCCAGATACCGGAACATCATTAGGGACATCACTTGTACGCTTTCTAAAAATACCTCCTGCCACTGATTATCCAGTGCCCAAAAAAGATATTGAGCGTGCCCTGAGTCTTAATAACTATTCTTTATTTCGCCCTGCATTAGAAGGATTTATCTCTGTAGATGAGCAAGGTAAAGTCACCCCCGGAGGATTCATCCACAACTACATTCATGGTTTAGTCGGTGGGGCACAAATAGACGCAAGTACGACACCCGTAACATTTAAGGGTTTAGGGACTATGAGCAATATACCAAGTTCCCCTTACGATCCCGTGTTTTGGTTGCATCATGCCAACGTAGACCGCCTCTGGGCTGAATGGCAAGAAAACGGTCATAAAGGTAGCGATTTTTATCCTGCCGATGGTCAGCCTTACGGACACAATCTTAAAGACCTAATGTGGCCTTGGGACGGCGGGATGTCTACCCCGAAAGCAACGGCGTTAGGGAATTTACTATCCCTATTACCAAAATTTAACCCTAGCGATTTGGTGCGCCCTATAGACGTTTTGAATCACAAGGAACTGGGTTATACCTACGAAACCTGGGAAAGAAAAACGCAAAGATGA
- the trpA gene encoding tryptophan synthase subunit alpha, with translation MTSISNSFQTLRDRQQCALIPFITAGDPNLETTAQALRILDRNGADFIELGIPYSDPLADGPVIQAAATRALQKGTKLEQVLEMLQAVTPTLKAPIILFTYYNPILHRGIKTFLAQIAAVGVQGLVVPDLPLEEAEELIQTAASFGIEVILLVAPTSSKDRILAIARQSQGFIYLVSVTGVTGIRAQIQDRVKDLITDLRSVTDKPIGVGFGISGPEQAHQVREWGADAVIVGSAFVKRLAEGSPTERLQAVEKLCQELKAAITPVSLQQVVSAK, from the coding sequence ATGACCTCTATCTCCAATTCCTTTCAAACTTTACGCGATCGCCAACAGTGTGCTTTAATCCCCTTTATTACAGCAGGCGATCCTAACTTAGAAACCACTGCCCAAGCTTTACGTATCTTAGATCGCAACGGCGCTGACTTCATCGAGTTGGGTATTCCCTACTCTGATCCTCTCGCAGATGGGCCTGTTATTCAAGCAGCCGCAACTCGCGCTTTGCAAAAAGGCACGAAATTAGAACAAGTATTAGAGATGTTGCAAGCTGTAACTCCTACCCTGAAAGCGCCGATAATTCTATTTACTTACTACAATCCCATTTTGCACCGGGGTATTAAGACATTTTTGGCGCAAATTGCTGCTGTTGGGGTGCAAGGGTTGGTAGTGCCAGACTTGCCCTTAGAAGAAGCAGAAGAATTAATCCAAACTGCTGCATCTTTTGGGATTGAGGTAATTTTACTAGTAGCTCCTACCAGTTCTAAAGATAGGATTTTAGCGATCGCTCGTCAATCTCAGGGTTTTATCTACCTGGTAAGCGTCACAGGCGTTACAGGTATCCGCGCTCAAATCCAAGACCGCGTAAAAGATTTAATTACCGACTTGCGAAGCGTCACCGATAAACCCATCGGCGTTGGTTTTGGTATTTCCGGGCCAGAACAAGCGCATCAAGTAAGGGAATGGGGAGCAGATGCCGTGATTGTTGGTAGTGCCTTTGTCAAACGGTTAGCTGAAGGCAGCCCAACCGAAAGACTACAAGCAGTAGAAAAGCTTTGCCAAGAACTGAAAGCAGCAATTACCCCAGTATCCCTGCAACAAGTTGTTTCCGCAAAATAA
- the trpC gene encoding indole-3-glycerol phosphate synthase TrpC yields MTNQVTASRHILEEIVLHKRQEVAQMQQELPLASLQQQLITAPPVRNFLAALQQNPNQPSLIAEVKKASPSRGIIRADFDPVAIAQAYERGGAACLSVLTDRKFFHGSFDNLRNVRSHVALPLLCKEFIIDPYQIYLARTAGADAVLLIAAILSDQELQNFLQVIHDLGMNALVEVHTLAELDRVLKLDDLHLVGINNRNLEDFTVDLGITQQLLAQRQQYLQSLDITVVSESGLYTPADLSLVAEAGVRAVLVGESLVKQSDVEQAVRSLLRLS; encoded by the coding sequence ATGACTAACCAAGTTACCGCTTCTCGCCATATTCTTGAAGAGATTGTGTTGCATAAAAGGCAAGAAGTTGCACAGATGCAGCAGGAACTTCCTCTAGCTTCTTTGCAGCAGCAGTTAATTACGGCTCCACCTGTCCGAAATTTCTTAGCTGCTTTACAACAAAATCCCAACCAACCTAGCTTAATTGCTGAGGTAAAAAAGGCATCACCTAGCCGTGGGATTATTCGGGCGGATTTTGATCCAGTTGCGATCGCTCAAGCTTATGAACGAGGTGGTGCAGCTTGTCTATCAGTCCTCACCGATCGTAAGTTTTTTCATGGCAGTTTTGACAATTTGCGTAATGTGCGATCGCACGTTGCATTACCCCTACTGTGCAAAGAATTCATCATTGACCCTTATCAAATCTATCTAGCACGGACAGCAGGCGCAGATGCGGTTTTGTTGATTGCTGCTATTTTATCAGACCAAGAACTGCAAAACTTTTTGCAAGTAATTCACGATTTGGGCATGAATGCACTGGTAGAAGTTCATACTTTGGCTGAATTGGATAGAGTTCTTAAGCTTGACGACTTACATTTAGTAGGAATCAACAATCGCAATCTAGAAGATTTTACGGTTGATTTAGGAATAACACAGCAACTTTTAGCACAGCGCCAGCAATATTTACAAAGCTTAGATATCACTGTTGTCAGTGAATCTGGACTGTATACACCTGCTGATTTATCTCTTGTCGCTGAAGCTGGTGTGCGTGCGGTTTTAGTCGGAGAGTCTTTAGTTAAACAAAGCGATGTAGAACAAGCTGTGCGTAGTCTTTTAAGGCTTTCTTAG
- a CDS encoding anthranilate synthase: protein MIFNSRSYKTLGGVIVSRSITEVKMDTALEDILFHLNSQRGGLLRSSYEYPGRYKRWAIGFVNPPLELTTQENAFNLIALNERGLVLLPLLLECLSNSLQLEKVTLDNNNIVGFVKSTKRLFTEEERSKQPSAFTVVREILHTFSSQEDEHLGLYGAFGYDLVFQFEPITQSLERPKDQRDLVLYLPDELIVVDYYQQRAFRLQYDFETAHGNTKNLPRTGESVDYRGKHLTPNETADHKVGEYAKKVESALDYFRRGDLFEVVPSQNFFEGYEDEPSKLFETLKDINPSPYGFIFNLGGEYLIGASPEMFVRVEGKRVETCPISGTISRGLDALDDAVQIRHLLNSHKDEAELTMCTDVDRNDKSRICEPGSVQVIGRRQIELYSHLIHTVDHVEGTLRSQFDALDAFLSHTWAVTVTGAPKKAAIDFIEQHERSARRWYGGAVGYLNFNGNLNTGLILRTIRLKDCIAEVRVGATVLYDSIPQAEEQETITKAAALFETIRRVKQSSHKIDESSSIKSTKILPCVATGKRILLIDYEDSFVHTLANYIRQTGASVTTLRHGFSETLFDTERPDLVVLSPGPGRPSDFRVPQTVGALLHRKIPIFGVCLGLQSIVEAFDGQLGVLNYPQHGKSSRIFVTDSDSVTFKNLPESFTVGRYHSLFALPQHLPQELKVTAISDDNVIMGIEHQTLPIAAVQFHPESIMTLAGEVGLEIIKNVVRAYTQVEESLVIGH from the coding sequence ATGATTTTTAATTCCCGTTCCTACAAAACCCTTGGCGGCGTAATTGTTTCTCGCTCCATCACCGAAGTGAAGATGGACACTGCCCTCGAAGATATTCTGTTTCACTTAAATTCTCAGCGTGGCGGTTTGTTAAGAAGCAGCTACGAATATCCAGGGAGATATAAAAGATGGGCGATCGGATTTGTCAATCCACCATTGGAATTGACTACACAGGAAAATGCTTTCAATTTGATAGCGCTGAATGAACGCGGTCTAGTACTTTTACCTTTACTATTAGAGTGTTTATCCAACTCACTCCAACTTGAGAAAGTTACCCTAGACAATAATAATATTGTCGGCTTTGTTAAATCTACCAAGAGATTATTCACTGAAGAAGAACGCAGTAAACAACCTTCGGCATTTACAGTTGTCCGCGAAATTTTACATACTTTCTCTAGCCAAGAAGATGAACATTTAGGATTGTATGGGGCTTTTGGTTATGACTTAGTTTTTCAGTTTGAACCAATAACCCAAAGTCTGGAACGTCCTAAAGATCAGCGCGATTTGGTGCTTTATTTGCCAGATGAATTGATAGTTGTTGACTACTATCAGCAACGCGCATTTCGTCTACAGTATGATTTTGAAACAGCGCACGGCAATACAAAGAATCTGCCTCGAACTGGTGAGTCTGTTGATTATCGAGGCAAACATCTTACCCCTAATGAAACGGCTGACCATAAAGTAGGCGAGTATGCCAAAAAAGTTGAGTCTGCACTCGATTATTTCCGCCGAGGCGATTTATTTGAAGTTGTTCCTAGCCAAAACTTTTTTGAAGGCTATGAAGATGAGCCCAGCAAACTCTTTGAAACTTTAAAGGATATAAATCCTAGTCCTTATGGGTTTATTTTTAATTTAGGTGGAGAATATTTAATTGGCGCATCTCCAGAAATGTTTGTGCGAGTTGAAGGGAAACGGGTAGAAACTTGTCCTATTAGTGGCACTATTAGCCGGGGACTAGATGCTCTTGACGATGCGGTGCAAATTCGTCATTTACTCAACTCCCACAAAGATGAAGCTGAGTTGACCATGTGTACTGATGTCGATCGCAATGACAAATCCCGAATCTGCGAACCTGGTTCAGTACAAGTGATTGGTCGTCGCCAAATTGAATTATACAGCCATTTAATTCATACAGTAGATCATGTTGAAGGGACACTGCGATCGCAATTTGATGCTTTAGATGCCTTTCTTTCCCACACTTGGGCGGTTACAGTCACTGGCGCACCCAAAAAAGCTGCAATAGATTTTATTGAACAGCACGAACGTAGCGCCCGACGTTGGTATGGTGGCGCAGTCGGTTATTTAAATTTCAATGGGAATTTAAATACTGGCTTAATTCTGCGGACAATTCGATTAAAAGACTGCATCGCCGAAGTGCGAGTTGGGGCGACTGTCCTTTATGACTCCATACCCCAAGCAGAAGAACAAGAAACAATCACCAAAGCGGCTGCTTTATTTGAAACGATTCGCCGTGTTAAGCAAAGCAGTCACAAAATTGATGAATCCAGTTCCATAAAATCAACTAAAATCCTACCTTGTGTGGCAACTGGCAAACGCATCTTACTAATAGACTATGAAGACTCTTTTGTTCATACATTAGCTAATTACATTCGCCAAACTGGTGCAAGCGTCACCACATTACGTCATGGTTTCTCAGAAACGCTCTTCGATACAGAACGCCCTGACTTAGTTGTTTTATCTCCTGGCCCTGGTAGACCAAGTGATTTTCGGGTTCCCCAGACTGTCGGGGCGCTTCTTCATCGCAAAATTCCCATTTTTGGAGTTTGTCTAGGTCTGCAAAGCATCGTAGAAGCTTTTGATGGACAATTGGGAGTTCTCAACTATCCTCAACATGGGAAATCTTCACGGATTTTCGTTACTGATTCCGATTCCGTTACCTTCAAGAATTTACCAGAATCCTTTACCGTGGGTAGATATCACTCATTGTTTGCTCTCCCGCAACATTTACCCCAAGAACTGAAGGTGACAGCGATTTCTGATGACAACGTAATTATGGGTATTGAACATCAGACACTTCCCATCGCCGCCGTTCAGTTTCATCCAGAATCAATCATGACTTTAGCGGGAGAAGTCGGTCTGGAAATCATTAAAAATGTCGTGCGTGCATATACACAGGTGGAAGAGTCATTAGTCATTGGTCATTAG
- a CDS encoding 3-dehydroquinate synthase, whose translation MIVDIKQKSRLIHQRVSVSFNYEVYFTQNLFELKNPTLAQVISADEETKPKKVVAVIDAGILKYQPELVKQLVAYTKFYGEVLAIAAEPMIISGGEAAKNDRTLVEQIQQLIETAGLCRHSYVLAIGGGAVLDLVGYAAATAHRGIRLIRVPTTVLAQNDSGVGVKNGINAFGKKNFLGTFAPPYAVINDSAFLTTLDDRDWRSGIAEAVKVALIKDANFFDFIHSHSKALGRRDMDAMQQVIYRCAQLHLEHIANSGDPFEMGSSRPLDFGHWAAHKLEHLTNYRLRHGEAVAIGIALDSTYSYLAGLLDCSEWQRILNTLSALGFTLYVPELAQKLSQQEHPDCLFRGLTEFREHLGGELTLTLLKNIGKAIEVHEVNLLLYRQAISLLQEF comes from the coding sequence ATGATAGTTGACATCAAGCAAAAAAGTAGATTAATTCATCAACGTGTTTCGGTTAGTTTTAATTATGAGGTTTATTTCACCCAAAATTTATTTGAGTTGAAAAACCCCACCTTAGCGCAAGTAATTTCGGCAGATGAGGAGACAAAGCCGAAGAAAGTAGTTGCAGTAATAGACGCAGGAATATTAAAGTATCAACCGGAATTAGTGAAGCAATTAGTTGCGTATACCAAGTTTTATGGAGAGGTACTAGCGATCGCAGCTGAACCCATGATAATTTCGGGAGGAGAAGCTGCCAAAAACGATCGCACTTTAGTAGAGCAAATCCAGCAACTCATTGAAACAGCCGGATTATGTCGCCATTCTTATGTGTTAGCGATCGGGGGCGGAGCTGTATTGGATTTGGTAGGATATGCTGCTGCAACTGCTCACCGGGGAATTCGCCTGATTCGGGTTCCGACAACGGTGTTAGCACAAAATGATTCTGGGGTTGGAGTGAAAAACGGCATTAATGCCTTTGGTAAAAAGAACTTTCTCGGCACATTTGCGCCACCTTATGCAGTTATAAATGACTCTGCGTTCTTGACAACCCTAGACGATCGCGATTGGCGTTCTGGGATTGCAGAAGCCGTGAAAGTGGCGCTGATTAAGGATGCTAACTTTTTTGATTTTATCCACTCTCACAGCAAAGCCCTTGGGCGGCGAGACATGGATGCTATGCAACAGGTTATCTATCGTTGCGCCCAGTTGCACCTAGAACATATTGCCAATAGCGGCGATCCTTTTGAAATGGGTTCGTCTCGTCCCCTAGATTTTGGACATTGGGCGGCTCATAAACTGGAGCATTTGACAAATTATCGCTTGCGTCATGGCGAAGCTGTTGCGATCGGTATTGCTTTGGATAGCACTTATTCTTATTTAGCAGGATTGCTTGATTGCTCAGAATGGCAACGAATATTAAATACTTTATCAGCGTTGGGTTTCACGCTGTATGTGCCAGAACTGGCCCAGAAATTATCACAACAGGAACATCCTGATTGTTTGTTTCGAGGTTTAACTGAGTTCCGCGAACACTTGGGTGGAGAATTGACTTTAACATTGCTAAAAAATATTGGAAAAGCAATTGAAGTTCATGAAGTAAATTTGTTGTTGTATAGGCAAGCAATATCACTATTGCAGGAATTTTAG
- a CDS encoding DsbA family oxidoreductase, with amino-acid sequence MLIDIFHDTVCPWCRIGKKHLFDALAKWQEQEVHIRWHPFLLDDTVPAEGYEFRNFMQNRKGIKAEELQHLFDYTQREGEAAGVKLDFEKIRLAVNTKLAHQLIALAPTNIKNDVVEAIYRAYFEEGLNIGDINVIVAIGTAYQMNATELKLQLNDRDVVDAVVAESAFARLNGINSVPFFIMNNQVKVNGSHSVEVFLEALNSTALLDIPAKI; translated from the coding sequence ATGCTAATAGATATCTTTCATGATACCGTTTGCCCTTGGTGCAGAATTGGGAAAAAACATCTGTTTGATGCACTGGCAAAATGGCAAGAACAAGAAGTACATATCCGATGGCATCCCTTTCTTCTGGATGATACTGTTCCTGCTGAGGGGTACGAATTTAGAAACTTTATGCAAAATAGAAAGGGCATTAAAGCGGAAGAACTGCAACATCTGTTTGATTATACGCAACGCGAAGGTGAGGCGGCTGGAGTTAAGCTAGATTTTGAAAAAATCCGTTTGGCTGTCAATACTAAGCTTGCTCACCAACTGATTGCATTAGCACCGACAAACATAAAAAATGATGTCGTTGAAGCTATTTATAGAGCTTACTTTGAAGAGGGTTTGAATATTGGAGATATTAACGTTATTGTTGCCATCGGTACAGCATACCAGATGAATGCTACCGAATTAAAGTTGCAATTAAACGATCGCGATGTCGTTGATGCAGTTGTTGCTGAATCGGCATTTGCTCGCTTAAATGGCATCAACAGCGTGCCGTTTTTCATCATGAATAATCAAGTCAAGGTCAATGGTTCTCACTCAGTAGAGGTATTCCTTGAAGCTTTGAATAGTACTGCACTTTTAGATATACCCGCAAAAATATGA
- the tyrA gene encoding bifunctional chorismate mutase/prephenate dehydrogenase, whose protein sequence is MPLKSSYSDQLKKTDQSLIALLSDRISLLASEQPSLDEQLASVAPLLAQAGIPESVWAGVVNSCHASLTPKSAINHASPRQVTIIGGRGRMGRLFQEQLSLVGHNVSILEHEDWEYAEQLLSQAELVLVSVPIEHTVDVIKRAAKYLASNTALCDITSIKTQPTQAMLEHHCGPVMGLHPMFGPNIKSFLGQKVVVCPGRNDDSFQWLLDFLKSKGGELIVCTPEEHDRMMVIIQATQHFCRFSLGVFLAQARVEIEQSLTMSTPNYRQEIDIVKRLFAQNPNLCVDIMLATEERCNAISFLANTYSRLARLVARKDREALIKEFENTQSFFEGKINSFLQPLNTTALKRDFKPQNIGI, encoded by the coding sequence ATGCCTCTGAAATCCTCTTATTCAGATCAGCTTAAAAAAACTGACCAGAGCTTGATCGCCTTACTTAGCGATCGCATATCATTATTAGCATCAGAACAGCCTTCTTTAGATGAACAACTGGCTAGTGTCGCTCCCCTACTCGCTCAAGCTGGTATTCCTGAGTCTGTTTGGGCAGGTGTAGTAAATAGTTGTCATGCCAGCCTTACCCCTAAATCTGCTATAAACCATGCCAGTCCTCGACAAGTTACCATCATCGGTGGACGCGGCAGGATGGGAAGATTATTTCAAGAGCAGCTTTCGCTAGTAGGTCATAATGTTAGCATTCTTGAACATGAAGATTGGGAATATGCAGAGCAACTGTTAAGTCAAGCAGAATTAGTATTAGTAAGTGTTCCTATTGAACATACGGTTGATGTTATCAAGCGGGCAGCAAAATATCTTGCCTCAAATACAGCTTTGTGTGACATCACAAGTATTAAAACACAGCCAACTCAAGCAATGCTCGAACACCATTGTGGTCCCGTCATGGGTTTACATCCAATGTTTGGGCCAAATATTAAATCGTTTTTGGGACAAAAGGTGGTCGTGTGTCCAGGTCGAAATGATGATTCATTTCAATGGTTATTAGACTTTCTTAAAAGTAAAGGTGGTGAATTAATTGTTTGCACGCCTGAAGAACACGATCGGATGATGGTGATTATTCAAGCAACGCAGCATTTTTGTAGATTTAGTCTGGGCGTTTTCTTAGCACAAGCAAGGGTGGAGATAGAGCAGAGTTTAACAATGTCAACTCCTAATTATCGTCAAGAAATTGATATTGTGAAACGTTTGTTTGCTCAAAATCCTAATTTATGTGTTGATATTATGCTAGCTACTGAAGAAAGATGTAATGCTATTAGTTTTTTAGCTAATACTTACAGCCGTTTGGCTAGACTGGTGGCTAGGAAGGATAGAGAGGCATTAATTAAAGAGTTTGAAAATACTCAAAGTTTTTTTGAAGGGAAAATTAACAGTTTTCTCCAGCCTTTAAATACAACGGCTCTCAAAAGAGATTTTAAGCCACAGAATATTGGCATTTGA